TTGTTTGCTTGAACTTGCGGTGACTTCTGGTACTTGACGCTTAGGCTAAATACTTTATCTCTATTTACTTACTTTTTCTTGTATGGGGCGTGTTTCGAGTGGCTTGTGACCTGTGAAGCGTACGTCGATAGTTGACTTTTTCTCATGGTGTCATGTTGGAAGTTAGATTAGACTTGATGCTTGATATGACTTCCAGGGAGTTGCCATGGGGCGCCAGCCAGGCTGCAATTCCCACACAAGCCATCATCCAAAATGTGAGTAAGCCAATGATTATATTATGCGACATGTTTCATTGAGATGCCGGCATGAAGTTATAAAGTTGAAGAGTTGCAGGTGTGCAACCGCTACCCTACACCAATGCATCCGGTGATACTGGCTCGCTGCTCTTGCATGATTCCAACCGCTACACATCGAAAAGTGATATGTAGAGGAAAAAAAACCAATGGAAAAGCACTCAAGCCCTAGTGTTATAAAGAATTTtttgaaaaaaaaaaaaagagttAACCAGAGTCCAAAACAAATGAGACAATTATCAAAAAAGAATTGATCGCCCGAGGGGGGTCTCGAACCCCCAACCTTGGGATTAAAAGTCCCACGCTCTAGCCATTGAGCTACCCGGGCCAAGCTCGGTAGATTGAAAAACCGAGTCACTAATAGGCAATATACGTCTACTCCAATCCCATACCACCTGGAACCCAACGCCACACTTGTGGCTTTCGCCCGTCCTCGGACCCGCCTGCAATTCTGCCCATATCGACATCAAAAATTCTGAATAAGTGAAGCTCATCACTTGAACGAAAAGCTGCACGGATCTCATGCACACCACAACGACAAGAACCTGAACTTGCACACCCACATCCGCAAAGCACCGCCAAATTTATTGGAGACCTTGTTCGCTTGAAGAAACCAGGATGCCTAGCCGCACAAAGATGGCCGACGAGGCGCAGGACGCAAGCATGGAGGATGTCCCGCCGTCTGCGCAGGCTGCTGCCGTTGAGGATGCCGAAATGGAGGATGGTgcagaaggtgaagaggaggaggaagaggagattGAGGCTCAGAGAGTTAGAATTGTGAGATTTCAACCCACGCCCGACGTCAGATGAGGTTCTTACTAATGATGGCTTGACAGCTGCCGGGTTCAACGGATACAGCTGCCTCGTTTGAGTTTATCGACGAGGGACATACGCTTGGTAATGCGCTGAGGTATATCATTATGAAGAAGTGAGTATACTGCAAGCGGTGAGAGGCAGGCTGTACTGACGTTTTGTAGTCCCGATGTTGAATTTTGCGCTTATGCTATTCCTCATCCTTCGGAGCCAAAGATGAATATTAGAATTCAGACCTACGGTATGTAGTTTCCCAAGAAGATTGGTCTTACTGAATTGAGTGGTTGCTAAATTAGACGGACAGAGGGCAATGCGGTAGATGCCTTGAAGAAAGGTCTAGCGGATCTGCAGGACGTGTGCGATGTGGTGGCCGATGAGTTCTGGACCAAGAGACAGGCGTTTAATGCGGAGAATGGCATTGAAAGGTGATGAATTTCGTTGGCGGTAGCATGGGAAAAGCATGGGCATTTGTGATTTTCTTAGGGGAAATCTTTTTACGCATTTATTTTGTCATCAACGTTAACGGCGATTATTGCCAGGTGGCTGGAATAGAAGGCGCTTGCGGCGTTTGTAAAAAAGTCTTGTTTTTTAAGGGAAACTTATATACATAGCAGTTGTTGCTCTTGTCTAATTCCGACCCTGTGAAATGAACGTTAGTGTTTGTCCCAGCAGTGCCATGTACTCCGGGGATCGGTGGTCGGTTTACCTCCATGAATCCTTCCATGAAGCTCGATGGCAGCCTCTTATCTCCTCTGAAGTTCTCCTCTTTGAAATAGGACATGACGTGGGTGGTCTGCTTCCAGAAGTTCATCATTTCCTGTGTTTCCAACTGGTTAGAACTTCCAATTCCCGAAACTGAGTGGTCGGTTGGGTTGTATCGTGAAGGCATACCTGGTACTCGGCATGGGACTTGAACAGCAGGACATCGACAACCGGAAGCTTCGCCGCGAATCGGTTTCGCTCAAACTCCTGACGGACGCGGGTTCTGATGGCGGAGATGGGCAAGGGCATGTTGTACATGGTCTGGATCTCTGGCGCCTAAATTGCCTCGTTAGCCGGTGCCGCTACTATGATTGATGGCATCGCATCTGTGAAAATCGACTGCAATTGATGGAAAATCGTCGAGGGAGAGTATGTTCGGCTGGAGAGATGTCAATTGGAGACGGGTAGACGTACAGCTCGGATCCATTCGCGGTAGGAGGAGAGAACTCGACGCTTCGCATCCGACCAGTTGGCCGCTATACAGCTCATTAGCACGCTGGCGGTCAATATAATACCGGAGAACGTACATTGCGTCGTCTTTTTGGCGAATTGTGTCGGCGTGATAGCCATGGCGGGCAGTCAATGCTTCTCAACTTGGAGACCACTGTCCTTCCTGTGACGTTGAACCGTCAAACGAGGTAGATCACGACCAGAGGACCAAAATGCATCACGTGATGATATCCGCCACATCTTCGAGGTGCACGCCACAATTGATAATGCCCCTCGACAGCTGGCTGAGTAACCTCTGACGTTTATTTTCTGTTGCTGGATACGAGCATTTCCATTTTCACTTTGTAAACATCGAACCATCTCGTCATATCTACAGAATCAACAGCCGCTCGGCTGTACTTACGAGATCATGCCTGCGATACGACACTCTTCAAAGAGAAAAC
The genomic region above belongs to Pochonia chlamydosporia 170 chromosome 2, whole genome shotgun sequence and contains:
- a CDS encoding DNA-directed RNA polymerase I and III polypeptide (similar to Metarhizium acridum CQMa 102 XP_007809474.1), giving the protein MADEAQDASMEDVPPSAQAAAVEDAEMEDGAEGEEEEEEEIEAQRVRILPGSTDTAASFEFIDEGHTLGNALRYIIMKNPDVEFCAYAIPHPSEPKMNIRIQTYEGNAVDALKKGLADLQDVCDVVADEFWTKRQAFNAENGIER
- a CDS encoding NADH-ubiquinone oxidoreductase B14 subunit (similar to Metarhizium acridum CQMa 102 XP_007809473.1); this translates as MAITPTQFAKKTTQSANWSDAKRRVLSSYREWIRAAPEIQTMYNMPLPISAIRTRVRQEFERNRFAAKLPVVDVLLFKSHAEYQEMMNFWKQTTHVMSYFKEENFRGDKRLPSSFMEGFMEGRN